A section of the Saccharopolyspora gregorii genome encodes:
- the mftR gene encoding mycofactocin system transcriptional regulator (MftR, the mycofactocin system transcriptional regulator, is an uncharacterized TetR family DNA-binding transcription factor. Its role is inferred by context. It occurs as part of the biosynthesis locus for mycofactocin, a partially characterized electron carrier derived from the terminal Val-Tyr dipeptide of the precursor peptide MftA, through a radical SAM enzyme-mediated process.) has translation MTGPTRDHTSGPTTGPGRRRTTSPAELERVAFALFDSDGFDRTTVERIARAAGIGRRTFFRYFDSKNDVVWGAFTERLDVMRERFRARPADEPPLAAIRAVVVEFNRVDPAETARHRRRLELILRVPALQAHSTLRYADWRAVVAEFAADRLGEPVSALRPQVIAHSTLGAALAAYEHWLSTPRVDLCAVLDDALRDLSRGFA, from the coding sequence ATGACCGGACCGACCCGCGACCACACTTCCGGACCAACGACGGGGCCCGGCCGGCGGCGCACGACCAGCCCCGCCGAACTCGAACGCGTCGCCTTCGCGCTGTTCGACTCGGACGGCTTCGACCGCACCACCGTGGAGCGCATCGCGCGGGCCGCCGGCATCGGTCGGCGCACCTTCTTCCGCTACTTCGACTCGAAGAACGACGTGGTGTGGGGCGCGTTCACCGAACGGCTCGACGTGATGCGGGAGCGGTTCCGCGCCCGGCCCGCGGACGAGCCGCCGCTGGCGGCGATCCGCGCGGTCGTCGTCGAGTTCAACCGGGTCGATCCGGCCGAGACGGCGCGGCACCGCCGCCGCCTCGAACTGATCCTGCGGGTGCCCGCGCTGCAGGCGCACTCGACGTTGCGCTACGCCGACTGGCGCGCCGTCGTCGCCGAGTTCGCCGCCGACCGCCTCGGCGAACCGGTCAGCGCGCTGCGCCCGCAGGTCATCGCGCACTCCACCCTCGGCGCGGCGCTCGCGGCCTACGAGCACTGGCTCTCGACGCCGAGGGTCGACCTGTGCGCGGTCCTGGACGACGCCCTCCGCGACCTGTCCCGCGGCTTCGCCTGA
- a CDS encoding putative leader peptide, with protein MDIEARFFFARLHVDLRRHASSICALALP; from the coding sequence GTGGACATCGAGGCGCGGTTCTTCTTCGCTCGCCTGCACGTCGACCTCCGGCGGCACGCGAGTTCGATCTGTGCGCTTGCGCTGCCCTGA
- the mftB gene encoding mycofactocin biosynthesis chaperone MftB (MftB, a small protein, is a peptide chaperone that assists the radical SAM enzyme MftC in performing two modifications to the C-terminal Val-Tyr dipeptide of the mycofactocin precursor peptide, MftA. MftB's role is analogous to the role of PqqD in the biosynthesis of PQQ, a cofactor that derives entirely from a Tyr and a Glu in the precursor PqqA.) has protein sequence MACAASTEPGGAAGFDPGRPHRLSPTVSLRPERFGALVYDFTTRRLSFLKTPELVAVVRELEHQPDVHAALTAAGVPAEQHPRYLTALAGLREAGTIRPRD, from the coding sequence ATGGCATGTGCGGCGTCTACTGAACCGGGCGGGGCGGCCGGGTTCGACCCCGGCCGCCCGCACCGGCTGAGCCCGACCGTCTCGCTGCGCCCGGAGCGCTTCGGGGCGCTCGTCTACGACTTCACCACGCGGCGGCTGTCGTTCCTGAAGACGCCGGAACTCGTCGCCGTGGTCCGCGAACTGGAGCACCAGCCGGACGTGCACGCCGCGCTCACCGCCGCCGGCGTGCCCGCCGAGCAGCACCCGCGCTACCTGACCGCCCTCGCCGGACTGCGCGAGGCGGGCACCATCCGGCCCCGCGACTGA
- a CDS encoding mycofactocin-associated electron transfer flavoprotein alpha subunit (Built with help from friend_finder, bracket5, and grep mycofactocin) has translation MKGDVVAVLFVRDGVPPVGGDEAVAEAGGAAVLVGSGCRRAVAELPPLRRAWCAETGNFAPGAYAAALAPLLAEVPRVVLPGSPDGRDLAPRLAAALDRPLLAGATRTDATGTDLVRWDGRLTAAVRTPVRCVVSLVPGVRGALPAGGLPDVSDVDVSLPPVPDAEVLEVLEPDPATAELGEARRLLGAGAGLARGDLTGPESVALLEELAAALGASVGATRVVTDAGWAAPERQIGTTGAVVSPELYLAFGVSGAAQHLGGLDASGHVVSVNTDASCPMTAMADLGLVTDAQRLLAELVRRLARIEEEHHV, from the coding sequence GTGAAGGGGGACGTGGTCGCGGTGCTGTTCGTGCGGGACGGCGTGCCGCCGGTGGGCGGGGACGAGGCGGTCGCGGAGGCCGGTGGCGCCGCGGTGCTGGTCGGTTCCGGCTGCCGCCGGGCGGTCGCGGAGCTGCCGCCGCTGCGCCGGGCGTGGTGCGCGGAGACCGGGAACTTCGCGCCGGGCGCGTACGCCGCCGCGCTCGCGCCGTTGCTGGCGGAGGTGCCGCGGGTGGTGCTGCCGGGTTCGCCGGACGGCCGGGACCTCGCGCCCCGGCTGGCGGCCGCGCTGGACCGGCCGCTGCTGGCGGGGGCGACCCGCACCGACGCGACGGGCACGGACCTGGTGCGCTGGGACGGCAGGCTCACCGCGGCCGTCCGCACCCCGGTGCGCTGCGTGGTGTCGCTGGTGCCAGGGGTGCGCGGGGCGCTGCCTGCGGGCGGACTCCCCGATGTGTCCGATGTGGACGTTTCGCTCCCGCCGGTTCCGGACGCGGAGGTGCTGGAAGTGCTGGAACCGGATCCGGCGACCGCCGAGCTCGGCGAGGCGCGCCGGTTGCTCGGCGCCGGGGCGGGGCTCGCCCGCGGGGACCTGACCGGGCCGGAATCGGTGGCGCTGCTGGAGGAACTCGCCGCCGCCCTCGGTGCCTCCGTCGGAGCGACCCGCGTGGTCACCGACGCCGGCTGGGCCGCGCCCGAGCGGCAGATCGGCACCACCGGTGCCGTGGTGTCCCCCGAGCTGTACCTGGCCTTCGGGGTGTCCGGCGCCGCCCAGCACCTCGGCGGGCTCGACGCATCCGGGCACGTGGTGTCGGTGAACACCGACGCCAGCTGCCCCATGACCGCGATGGCCGATCTCGGCCTCGTCACCGACGCGCAACGGCTGCTCGCCGAACTGGTGCGCAGGCTCGCCCGGATCGAGGAGGAGCACCATGTCTGA
- a CDS encoding mycofactocin system FadH/OYE family oxidoreductase 2 encodes MSATGRYRHLFRPLRLGPVTVANRIVFSAHLTNYAEGGLPTEQHAAYYAARAAGGAGLIITEEHSTHPTDWPYEKLIHGFHPEVVPGYRRITEAVHAHGVPIFAQLNHNGGQASGMYSRLPVWAPSPVPDPLFREVPKAVDHAEIDEVVAGYATVARHCRDGGFDGVELQCSHSSIVRGFLSPATNARTDEYGGALPNRARLLLRLVAAVREVIGPDLALGVRLCGDELIDGGTTIDETVAVARLVEATGAVDYVNTSIGVATATLHMIEASMSVPPGYALFIPSALRKAVELPVVGVGRFKDPVQADRALADGHADLIGVVRGQIADAEFAAKARSGHAADIRTCLSCNQECVGRMGLNRWLGCIENPRTGKESVPLPSPRAAKRVVVVGGGPGGLQAAATAAQRGHRVTLLERRATTGGQVAVAASVPQRAEFLDVVRNSLAECRRYGVEVRTGEHATAESLRARRPDVVVLATGARPQRPHWAGDLARVVDVRDVLEGRAAPSGQVLVVDELGFHQASSVAELLADRGCAVRISTPGMVVGQDLGITLDLESFAVRAAAKSIEQTTDEVVLDASAADDGRVRVQLLKHTTGASGTEVFDWVVCATHQEPEEELWLELSASGELPVHRVGDCVAPRRAHAAVLEGHRAAVAL; translated from the coding sequence ATGAGCGCCACCGGCCGCTACCGGCACCTGTTCCGGCCGCTGCGGCTCGGACCGGTCACCGTCGCGAACCGCATCGTGTTCTCCGCGCACCTGACGAACTACGCCGAGGGCGGGCTGCCGACCGAGCAGCACGCCGCCTACTACGCGGCGCGGGCCGCGGGCGGCGCCGGGCTGATCATCACCGAGGAGCACTCCACCCACCCCACCGACTGGCCGTACGAGAAACTGATCCACGGCTTCCACCCCGAGGTCGTGCCCGGCTACCGGCGGATCACCGAGGCGGTGCACGCGCACGGGGTGCCGATCTTCGCCCAGCTCAACCACAACGGCGGGCAGGCGTCCGGGATGTACTCGCGGCTGCCGGTGTGGGCGCCGTCGCCGGTGCCGGACCCGCTGTTCCGCGAAGTGCCGAAGGCCGTGGACCACGCCGAGATCGACGAGGTCGTCGCCGGGTACGCGACCGTGGCGCGGCACTGCCGGGACGGCGGCTTCGACGGCGTGGAGCTGCAGTGCTCGCACTCGTCGATCGTGCGCGGTTTCCTGTCCCCGGCGACGAACGCGCGCACCGACGAGTACGGCGGCGCGCTGCCGAACCGGGCGCGGCTGCTGCTGCGGCTGGTCGCGGCGGTGCGGGAGGTGATCGGCCCCGATCTGGCGCTGGGCGTGCGGTTGTGCGGCGACGAGCTCATCGACGGCGGCACCACCATCGACGAGACGGTGGCGGTGGCGCGGCTGGTCGAGGCGACCGGCGCCGTGGACTACGTGAACACCTCGATCGGGGTCGCCACCGCCACGCTGCACATGATCGAGGCGTCGATGAGCGTGCCGCCCGGCTACGCCCTGTTCATCCCGAGCGCGCTGCGCAAGGCGGTGGAGCTGCCGGTGGTCGGGGTGGGCCGGTTCAAGGACCCGGTGCAGGCCGACCGCGCGCTGGCCGACGGGCACGCGGACCTGATCGGCGTGGTGCGCGGCCAGATCGCCGACGCGGAATTCGCCGCCAAGGCGCGCTCCGGGCACGCCGCCGACATCCGCACCTGCCTGTCCTGCAACCAGGAGTGCGTGGGCCGGATGGGCCTGAACCGCTGGCTCGGCTGCATCGAGAACCCCCGCACCGGCAAGGAATCCGTGCCGCTGCCGTCACCTCGCGCCGCGAAGCGGGTCGTGGTCGTCGGCGGTGGTCCGGGCGGGTTGCAGGCCGCGGCGACGGCCGCGCAGCGCGGGCACCGGGTGACGCTGCTGGAGCGCCGCGCCACCACCGGCGGGCAGGTCGCGGTGGCGGCGAGCGTGCCGCAGCGCGCCGAATTCCTCGACGTGGTGCGGAATTCGCTCGCCGAGTGCCGCCGGTACGGCGTCGAGGTCCGCACCGGGGAGCACGCCACCGCCGAGTCGCTGCGCGCGCGGCGACCCGACGTGGTGGTCCTGGCGACGGGCGCGCGGCCGCAGCGCCCGCACTGGGCCGGCGACCTGGCGCGCGTGGTGGACGTGCGGGACGTGCTGGAGGGACGCGCGGCGCCGTCCGGGCAGGTGCTGGTGGTGGACGAGCTCGGGTTCCACCAGGCGAGCTCGGTGGCCGAGCTGCTCGCGGACCGGGGCTGCGCGGTGCGGATCAGCACCCCCGGGATGGTCGTCGGCCAGGACCTCGGCATCACGCTGGACCTGGAGTCGTTCGCGGTGCGCGCCGCCGCCAAGAGCATCGAGCAGACCACCGACGAGGTGGTGCTCGACGCCTCCGCCGCGGACGACGGCCGGGTGCGGGTGCAGCTGCTCAAGCACACCACCGGCGCGAGCGGCACGGAGGTGTTCGACTGGGTGGTGTGCGCGACGCACCAGGAGCCCGAAGAGGAGCTGTGGCTGGAGCTGTCCGCTTCCGGCGAGCTGCCCGTCCACCGGGTCGGTGACTGCGTGGCGCCGCGGCGGGCGCACGCGGCGGTGCTGGAAGGACATCGGGCGGCGGTGGCGCTGTGA
- a CDS encoding MsnO8 family LLM class oxidoreductase: MTAVPLSILDLAPIPTGGTAGGALRDTVELARNAEQWGYRRFWLAEHHLVPGVASSSPAVLIAAVAAATRHIRVGSGAVLLGQHSPLQVAEDFGTLAQLHPDRIDLGLGRSGLAKYVEFAKAATGDSAPVTAPEPAYVDGLPVPRTARGGSLSKARLEQLEGHALLLGDTGRSDYADQVREVLAFLDGTFRDGGGREAHAITAEHAALQVWVLGASAGPSSRAAGELGLPFVSNYHVTPSTVLDSAASYRDSFAPSPRLDRPHLVVSADVLVAEDDATAQELATPFAGWVHDIRHGDGAQPYPSPDEARRRHWTEAERARVADRVQTRIVGSPETVVERLEVLRRVTGADELLITTVTHDPKDRLRSYELLAGAWSRS; the protein is encoded by the coding sequence ATGACCGCGGTACCGCTCTCGATCCTCGACCTCGCACCGATCCCCACCGGCGGCACGGCGGGCGGCGCGCTGCGCGACACCGTCGAACTCGCCCGGAACGCCGAGCAGTGGGGCTACCGGCGGTTCTGGCTCGCCGAGCACCACCTGGTGCCCGGCGTCGCCTCGTCCTCCCCTGCGGTGCTCATCGCCGCGGTGGCCGCCGCGACCCGGCACATCCGCGTCGGATCCGGGGCGGTGCTGCTCGGCCAGCACAGCCCGCTGCAGGTCGCCGAGGACTTCGGCACCCTCGCCCAGCTGCACCCGGACCGCATCGACCTCGGGCTCGGCCGCTCCGGCCTCGCCAAGTACGTCGAATTCGCCAAGGCCGCCACCGGCGACAGCGCACCGGTCACCGCGCCCGAACCCGCCTACGTGGACGGACTTCCGGTGCCGCGCACCGCCCGCGGCGGCAGCCTGTCGAAGGCCCGGTTGGAACAGCTCGAAGGGCATGCCCTGCTGCTCGGCGACACCGGACGCTCCGACTACGCGGATCAGGTGCGGGAAGTGCTGGCCTTCCTCGACGGCACCTTCCGCGACGGCGGTGGGCGCGAAGCGCACGCGATCACCGCCGAGCACGCGGCGCTGCAGGTGTGGGTGCTCGGCGCCAGCGCGGGCCCCAGCTCCCGCGCGGCGGGCGAGCTCGGCCTGCCGTTCGTGTCGAACTACCACGTCACCCCGAGCACCGTGCTCGACTCCGCCGCGTCCTACCGCGACTCGTTCGCGCCCTCCCCGCGGCTGGACCGGCCGCACCTCGTCGTGTCCGCCGACGTGCTCGTCGCCGAGGACGACGCCACCGCGCAGGAACTCGCCACCCCGTTCGCCGGGTGGGTGCACGACATCCGCCACGGCGACGGCGCCCAGCCGTACCCGAGCCCGGACGAAGCGCGCCGCCGCCACTGGACCGAGGCCGAACGCGCCCGGGTCGCCGACCGGGTGCAGACCCGCATCGTCGGCTCCCCGGAGACCGTCGTGGAACGGCTGGAGGTGCTGCGGCGGGTCACCGGGGCCGACGAACTGCTCATCACCACCGTCACCCACGACCCGAAGGACCGGCTGCGCTCCTACGAACTGCTCGCCGGGGCCTGGTCCCGCTCCTGA
- the mftC gene encoding mycofactocin radical SAM maturase (MftC is a radical SAM/SPASM enzyme that catalyzes the first two steps in biosynthesis of the electron carrier mycofactocin from the terminal Val-Tyr dipeptide of the precursor peptide MftA.) — MRLVEHFQHGLDSPICLTWELTYACNLSCVHCLSASGRRDPRELSTAECKAVLDELQRMQVFYVNIGGGEPTVRADFWELVEYAVDQQVGVKFSTNGVRLTPERARWLAGTDYVDVQLSLDGATAEVNDRVRGTGSYDTAMAAMRNLRDAGFRDFKISVVLTRENVDQLDRFKEIADEHGAQLRLTRLRPSGRGADVWDELHPTAGQQREIYDWLIAHGEGVLTGDSFFHLNALGSTPLPGLNLCGAGRVVCLIDPIGDVYACPFAIHSEFLAGNVRDEGGFGAVWRESELFERLRAPQAGGACTSCTAYDACQGGCMAAKFFTGLPLDGPDPECVLGNGERALAGVGTAVPKPDKDHSHRTAPRRRPEPVAVGIGWGPPDEQPVPDRACDTSPLAGFRP; from the coding sequence ATGCGGCTTGTCGAGCACTTCCAGCACGGCCTGGACTCCCCCATCTGCCTCACCTGGGAACTCACCTACGCGTGCAACCTGTCCTGCGTGCACTGCCTGTCCGCGTCCGGGCGGCGCGACCCGCGCGAGCTGTCCACCGCGGAGTGCAAGGCCGTCCTCGACGAGCTGCAGCGGATGCAGGTGTTCTACGTGAACATCGGCGGCGGCGAGCCGACCGTGCGCGCCGACTTCTGGGAACTCGTCGAGTACGCCGTGGATCAGCAGGTGGGGGTCAAGTTCTCCACGAACGGGGTGCGGTTGACGCCGGAGCGGGCGCGGTGGCTGGCGGGCACCGACTACGTGGACGTGCAGCTGTCCCTCGACGGGGCGACCGCGGAGGTCAACGACCGGGTGCGCGGGACGGGCTCCTACGACACGGCGATGGCGGCGATGCGCAACCTGCGCGATGCCGGGTTCCGCGACTTCAAGATCAGCGTCGTGCTGACCAGGGAGAACGTCGATCAGCTGGACCGGTTCAAGGAGATCGCGGACGAGCACGGCGCGCAGCTGCGCCTCACCCGGCTGCGGCCGTCCGGGCGCGGCGCCGACGTGTGGGACGAGCTGCACCCGACCGCCGGGCAGCAGCGGGAGATCTACGACTGGCTCATCGCGCACGGCGAGGGCGTGCTCACCGGAGATTCGTTCTTCCACCTCAACGCGCTCGGCTCCACGCCGCTGCCGGGGCTGAACCTGTGCGGCGCGGGCCGCGTGGTGTGCCTGATCGACCCGATCGGCGACGTCTACGCCTGCCCGTTCGCGATCCACTCCGAGTTCCTCGCGGGCAACGTGCGCGACGAGGGCGGATTCGGGGCGGTGTGGCGGGAATCGGAGTTGTTCGAGCGGTTGCGCGCGCCGCAGGCCGGCGGCGCGTGCACGTCCTGCACCGCCTACGACGCGTGCCAGGGCGGGTGCATGGCGGCGAAGTTCTTCACCGGCCTGCCGCTGGACGGGCCGGACCCGGAATGCGTGCTGGGCAACGGGGAACGCGCGCTGGCCGGGGTCGGGACCGCGGTGCCGAAACCGGACAAGGACCACTCGCACCGCACCGCGCCCCGGCGGCGGCCGGAACCGGTCGCGGTCGGCATCGGCTGGGGCCCGCCGGACGAGCAGCCGGTGCCGGACCGGGCCTGCGACACCAGTCCCCTCGCCGGTTTCCGCCCCTGA
- a CDS encoding mycofactocin system FadH/OYE family oxidoreductase 1: MSGSAVGLTEPVRLAGRAAPSRVLFGPHETNLGDGRALSGAHAVHYAERAAGGAGVVVTEVASAHGSDWPYERAPLAAECGPGWAAVVAACRPHGTLVLAGLGHAGSQGSSARSQSALWAPSRVADVASRELPMAVENREIRSLVGGFATAARIAVESDVDGVEIGAGQFSLLRQFLSGLTNQRADEYGTDRSRLLREVLAAVRAELGAGRVLGLRLSCDELAPWAGITPEQGAELAAALAPEVDYLAVVRGSAMGTAATTPDAHAEPGFNRELCRAVREAVAGAAPVVLQGSVVDPAQAQAALDDGTADLVEMTRAQLADPALVRKVRAGRRIRPCALTNQQCRVRDDRNPLVSCLGEPRTGHETTDPAPDGSGNGRPVLVAGGGPAGLEAARVLALRGHPVRLVERTDRLGGMLALAALLPGRARLGALVDWLVAEVRELGVPITTGADARPEPGEFLVAATGSAPGPRHYASAGPVLEAAGLLRAVRDERLDEVLPDGPVAVFDPVGDATGVAVAELLAATGREVSIISQDQVIGTQLARTGDLADANARLQRAGVVLAKRSLLRAVRPGEVRLADVFTGAERTLPAELVVHCGHRLPDPAPPPDFGTTVGDRVAPRTAHEAIREGRRAALALSRDLAVTA; this comes from the coding sequence ATGAGCGGATCTGCGGTCGGGCTCACCGAGCCGGTGCGGCTCGCCGGGCGCGCGGCGCCGTCCCGGGTGCTGTTCGGGCCGCACGAGACGAACCTCGGCGACGGGCGCGCGCTGTCCGGCGCCCACGCCGTCCACTACGCCGAGCGGGCCGCGGGCGGCGCCGGAGTCGTGGTCACCGAGGTCGCGAGCGCGCACGGCTCGGACTGGCCCTACGAGCGCGCCCCGCTGGCCGCCGAGTGCGGTCCGGGCTGGGCGGCGGTCGTGGCGGCCTGCCGTCCGCACGGGACGCTGGTGCTGGCGGGCCTCGGGCACGCGGGCTCGCAGGGTTCGTCGGCGCGGTCGCAGTCGGCGCTGTGGGCGCCGTCGCGGGTCGCGGACGTGGCGAGCCGGGAACTGCCGATGGCGGTGGAGAACCGCGAGATCCGTTCTCTCGTCGGGGGTTTCGCCACCGCCGCCCGGATCGCCGTCGAGTCCGATGTGGACGGTGTGGAGATCGGCGCCGGGCAGTTCTCGCTGCTGCGCCAGTTCTTGTCCGGCCTGACGAACCAGCGCGCCGACGAGTACGGCACCGACCGGTCCCGGCTGCTGCGGGAAGTGCTCGCCGCGGTGCGCGCCGAGCTCGGCGCCGGCCGGGTGCTGGGCCTGCGGCTGTCCTGCGACGAGCTCGCGCCGTGGGCCGGCATCACCCCGGAGCAGGGCGCCGAGCTCGCCGCCGCGCTCGCCCCCGAGGTGGACTACCTGGCCGTGGTGCGCGGTTCCGCGATGGGCACCGCCGCGACCACGCCCGACGCGCACGCGGAACCCGGGTTCAACCGCGAGCTGTGCCGCGCGGTGCGCGAGGCCGTGGCCGGGGCGGCTCCGGTGGTGTTGCAGGGGTCCGTGGTCGATCCGGCGCAGGCGCAGGCCGCGCTGGACGACGGGACGGCGGACCTGGTGGAGATGACGCGCGCGCAGCTCGCCGACCCGGCCCTGGTGCGGAAGGTCCGGGCGGGGCGCCGGATCCGGCCGTGCGCGCTCACCAACCAGCAGTGCCGGGTGCGCGACGACCGCAACCCGCTGGTGAGCTGCCTCGGCGAGCCGCGCACCGGGCACGAGACCACGGACCCGGCCCCGGACGGGAGCGGGAACGGACGACCGGTGCTGGTGGCCGGTGGCGGGCCTGCCGGGCTGGAGGCCGCGCGGGTGCTGGCGCTGCGCGGGCACCCGGTGCGGCTGGTGGAGCGCACCGACCGGCTCGGCGGGATGCTGGCGCTCGCGGCGCTGCTGCCCGGCCGGGCGCGGCTCGGCGCGCTGGTCGACTGGCTCGTCGCGGAAGTCCGGGAGCTCGGCGTCCCGATTACCACCGGCGCGGACGCCCGACCCGAACCGGGGGAATTCCTCGTCGCCGCAACGGGTTCCGCACCCGGGCCGCGGCACTACGCGAGCGCCGGACCGGTGCTGGAGGCCGCCGGCCTGCTGCGCGCGGTCCGCGACGAGCGGCTCGACGAGGTGCTGCCGGACGGCCCGGTCGCCGTGTTCGACCCGGTCGGCGACGCCACCGGGGTCGCGGTCGCCGAACTGCTCGCCGCCACCGGGCGGGAGGTCTCGATCATCAGCCAGGACCAGGTGATCGGCACCCAGCTGGCCCGCACCGGCGACCTGGCGGACGCGAACGCCCGGTTGCAGCGCGCCGGGGTGGTGCTCGCCAAGCGCAGCCTGCTGCGCGCGGTGCGGCCCGGCGAAGTGCGGCTGGCCGACGTGTTCACCGGCGCCGAACGGACCCTGCCCGCCGAGCTCGTCGTGCACTGCGGGCACCGGCTGCCCGACCCCGCTCCGCCGCCGGACTTCGGCACGACCGTCGGCGACCGGGTGGCGCCGCGCACCGCGCACGAGGCCATCCGGGAGGGGCGCCGCGCCGCGCTCGCCCTCTCCCGCGACCTGGCGGTGACGGCATGA
- the mftA gene encoding mycofactocin precursor MftA (Mycofactocin is a small molecule electron carrier derived from the final two amino acids, Val-Tyr, of MftA, the mycofactocin precursor. It plays a role in redox homeostasis and the metabolism of alcohols and aldehydes in Actinobacteria, including Mycobacterium tuberculosis.) has product MSESQHDATGTAPADGVEDDLLVEEVSIDGMCGVY; this is encoded by the coding sequence ATGAGCGAATCCCAGCACGACGCGACCGGCACCGCCCCGGCCGACGGGGTGGAGGACGACCTGCTCGTCGAGGAAGTGTCGATCGATGGCATGTGCGGCGTCTACTGA
- a CDS encoding pseudouridine synthase, with protein sequence MRRKLRSPLPQRDGLDAARLRTPGSGTWATMRDHLVERLPIPAGEVDRMLREQRVADRHGRFVDATTPFAPGAVLWVQRELPAEVPVPFEVAVLHRDEHLLVADKPHFLATTPRGGHVAETALVRLRRALELPELSPVHRLDRLTAGLVLFAVHRAARREYQLLFQERAVRKEYEAIAPHDPALALPRVVRSRIEKERGVLQAREVPGPVNAETRVELVEHRGGLARYRLLPATGRTHQLRVHLASLGVPILGDELYPEVRERAAEDFTDPLRLLAKELAFDDPITGAPRRFTSHRALELP encoded by the coding sequence ATGCGACGCAAGCTCCGATCCCCCCTGCCGCAGCGCGACGGCCTCGACGCCGCGCGGCTGCGCACCCCCGGTTCGGGGACGTGGGCGACGATGCGCGACCACCTGGTCGAGCGGTTGCCGATCCCGGCCGGCGAGGTGGACCGGATGCTGCGCGAGCAGCGCGTCGCCGATCGGCACGGCCGGTTCGTGGACGCCACCACGCCGTTCGCGCCCGGCGCCGTCCTGTGGGTGCAGCGGGAACTCCCGGCCGAGGTGCCGGTGCCGTTCGAGGTGGCCGTGCTGCACCGCGACGAGCACCTGCTGGTGGCGGACAAACCGCACTTCCTGGCCACCACGCCGCGCGGCGGGCACGTCGCCGAGACGGCGCTGGTGCGGTTGCGCCGCGCGCTGGAGCTGCCGGAGCTGAGCCCGGTGCACCGGCTCGACCGGCTGACGGCGGGCCTGGTGCTGTTCGCCGTGCACCGGGCCGCGCGGCGCGAGTACCAGCTGCTGTTCCAGGAGCGCGCGGTGCGCAAGGAGTACGAGGCGATCGCGCCGCACGACCCGGCCCTGGCGCTGCCGCGCGTGGTGCGCAGCAGGATCGAGAAGGAGCGCGGCGTGCTCCAGGCCCGCGAGGTGCCGGGCCCGGTGAACGCGGAGACGCGGGTGGAACTCGTGGAGCACCGGGGCGGGCTCGCCCGCTACCGGCTGCTGCCCGCCACCGGCCGCACCCACCAGCTGCGGGTGCACCTGGCCTCGCTGGGCGTGCCGATCCTCGGCGACGAGCTGTACCCGGAGGTCCGGGAGCGGGCCGCGGAGGACTTCACCGATCCGCTGCGGCTGCTGGCCAAGGAGCTCGCCTTCGACGACCCGATCACCGGGGCCCCGCGCCGCTTCACCAGCCACCGCGCGCTGGAACTCCCCTGA